The following coding sequences lie in one Salvelinus fontinalis isolate EN_2023a chromosome 21, ASM2944872v1, whole genome shotgun sequence genomic window:
- the LOC129819130 gene encoding caspase recruitment domain-containing protein 8-like: protein MASGPESGSSSGQPFTISANNGSSVNAPIITGNTIGAIHYNTVPSSAAPQHTSPRMSSLHDFLKTHKMDLETRMGNLRPILSDLRHLGVLSEEDREEIDIKTTPTKRNEALLTMVIKKGKTAQEQFYQALKKADPYLVKDLEG from the exons ATGGCATCTGGTCCGGAATCTGGGTCTTCTTCTGGCCAACCCTTCACCATCTCAGCCAATAATGGGTCCAGTGTCAACGCTCCCATAATCACTGGTAACACCATTGGAGCAATCCATTATAATACAG TCCCTTCGTCTGCAGCACCCCAGCACACCAGCCCCCGGATGTCATCACTTCATGATTTCCTAAAAACACACAAGATGGATCTGGAGACCAGGATGGGCAATCTTCGTCCCATCCTCAGCGATCTCAGGCACCTTGGGGTTCTGagtgaggaggatagagaggagatagacatCAAAACCACACCGACCAAGAGAAATGAAGCTCTGCTGACCATGGTTATTAAGAAGGGGAAAACTGCACAGGAACAGTTTTACCAGGCCCTGAAAAAAGCAGACCCTTACTTGGTGAAAGACCTAGAGGGATAA